The window CAACGACGACTACTGCCGTCGCCATGACTTGCTGCTAACACAGCCGCCCGAGCAGCCGAACGTGATCGACGATCCCACCCAGGAGGTCGTCACGTCATGGACCCGCTGCGCCACGGTGATCGATCCGATGCCGACACGGGACTAATCGGCATGGTGGGAGACTACGCGAGGTTCGGTCGCGACTCTGACGCGCTGGTGTCGCGGCATCGTTGACGCTGATGACGCGGCACCTTTCTGCGAACCCCTGCTCCGCTTGATGCGCATTTCCCTTCTTGAGTAGGTGCCTTGCGAAAAGATCCCTGGACCCGCAGCCGGGCGCGGCTGCTGTCAGGTATGGCAACGCCGTGATGACGAGGCGAGTGAGTGGGCGGCCTATTACGGCAGTGTCCAAGCGGGTGAGGTTTCGCCGTTGAGACGATTGCGGAGTCGAACTGACCGACCGGCCGGCTCACCAACCCGAGAGCGCATGAAAGCCGCGGTCTTCATGGTCTCGTTGAACTCAGACATATTGGTACCTCCGGCAGCATTGGGGCGGTTAGCAGCCCTGTCGACAGCATTGACCAGCCATCGCGTCGCGTAGGGACTTTCGGCCCTAATTCGTCAGCCAGTGGGGCTACTGTCGATTCTGCTGGAGCGGCGACGATTCGTCGCTGGCCGCCGTCGTGCGACGAAGAACAAGTAGTTGAGTCGAGGCAGCATCGGAATTCCTTCCGCTCTTCGGAGTGCTAGTCCTTACGGCAGCGGTCACGCTCCGCCGGCTTTGGCTTCCCACGCACCAGTGCACTTCGCCCGAACATGCACACAGATTCACCTTCCCCCTCGTGCGCCAGGCGGCCCTAATGTTCAAACCGGGTCAAGTCCAGGGACGTGGTGTACGACGTCGTCGTGTGATTCTTCGAGGTGATGGTTCAGGCGGTCAGTGTCGCCGGGGTGGCCTCCTGTTCGGTCGGGGTGTCGTTGACTGTGCGTGATTTGCTCAGGACGTCGAGGCCGAGGTAGCGCCGGGATTCGGCCCATTCGTCGTGTTGTTCGGCCAGGACGGCTCCGACGAGGCGGATGAGGGCGTTGCGGTCGGGGAAGATACCGACGACGTCGGTGCGCCGGCGGATTTCCTTGTTGAGCCGTTCCTGGGGATTGTTGGACCAGATCTGGCGCCAGATCTGTTTGGGAAACGCCGTGAACGCCAGCAGATCCGGCCGTGCCGCTTCGAGGTGATCGGCGACCGTAGGTAGCTTGTCGTCCAGGGCGTCGATGATCCGGTCATATTGTGCAGCAACGGATTCAGCATCAGGCTGGTCGAACACAGAGTGCAGCAGGGTGCGCACCCAGGGCCACGACGACTTCGGGGTCACCGCCATCAGGTTGGTCGTGTAGTGGGTTCTGCAGCGCTGCCACGTCGCACCGGGCAGCGTGGCGCCGATCGCGGCGACAAGCCCGGCATGGGCGTCGCTGGTGACCAGTTTGACCCCCGACAGGCCGCGGGCGGTCAGAGCCCGCCAGAACGTTAGCCAGCCGGCGCCGTCCTCGGCGGTGGTGACATCGATGCCGAGGATTTCGCGGTAGCCCTCGGCGTTGACCCCGACCGCGATCAGCGCGTGCACGTTGACGACCCGGCCGCCCTCGCGGACCTTGAGCACCAGGGCGTCGGCAGCGACGAACGTATACGGGCCGGCATCGAGCGGTCGGGTGCGGAAGGCCTCGACGGCGGCGTCGAGCTCTTTGGCCATCACCGACACCTGCGACTTCGACAGGCTGGTGATGCCGAGGGTTTCGACGAGCTTGTCCATCCGCCGCGTCGAGACACCGAGTAGGTAGCAGGTGGCGACCACGGTGGTCAGGGCCCGCTCGGCGCGTTTGCGGCGTTCCAGCAGCCAGTCCGGGAAGTAGGAGCCCTGGCGCAGCTTCGGGATCGCGAGATCTAATGTGCCTGCGCGGGTGTCGAATTGGCGGTGCCGGTAGCCGTTGCGGGAGTTGGTCCGCTCGGTGCTGCGTTCGCCGTAGCTGGCGCCGCACAGGGCGTCGGCTTCGGCACCCATCAGGGTGTGGATGAACGTGGCGAGCAGCTCGCGCAGCACGTCGGGATGTGTGGTGGTGAGTCGTTCGGCCAGCACGGTGGGCAGGTCGATATTCTGGGCAACGGTCATCGCGTGGTTCCTTTGCTCGAGTGACTTTGACGGGTCCCTCGAAGAATCACGCGATGACCCTCAATCAGTCGGCTACGACACGCCGGTACCGCTAATCAGGTCCGACTCATACACCACTCTGCTGGACGCAACCTCAAACCGGTCCTGGGGGCGGGCCACCACATCTTCCCTGAATCGGCCAGTCGAGGGTTCGGCCCCCGAATCGCCACTGGTCGTAGTCCTCGCATGGATGGGCCGAAAAGTCGGGCATGCCAATGACATCATGAAGCGAGCTGCGCGCTGGTTGAGTGGCTGGCCGGCCTGCCTTCTCAGGGAGATTGCCGCGCCGGCCAGTGCGTCGGCGGGGCGCAGCTTGCGCCTGTGTCCTGCGCGGATTGCCGCTTCGCCCGCCGCAAGTCTGGGTCGTCCATTCCGGCGTGGCTTGGTGCCAAGGATTTTGAAGCAGGTGGACCTCATTCAATGTGAAGTGTCAGCGCGCGTCTGGTGATGCTGTTCGCCAACGTGGTCACCCGGGATACTGATGTCGCCGCGCCTCGGGACCGTGTATTAATTATCCGCCTGGCATCCGACGAGGGGAAACCATTCAGGGTGCTCTTTTTCTGCCTGCTTGCACCACTGCTGACCTTTGGCGGTACGTCTCCATTCCTGGACTTCCTGCTCTCTCTTGGCTTCCCGGCCCTCAGGGCTTGCCGCCGAGTTTCCCGGGGTGTTCGCGGTAGCAACGGCGGCATTGCAGTTCAAGCTGAGCCGGTATTCGTTGGTAACCATTCAGTAGCGGACTCCTTGACGTGCGTACCGCCCATCACGGCCAGGGACAGCCTGGACGAACGGAGGTCTCACGAATGTCGATTGAGAAACGCCAGTGACGATGCACTTGCTGAGGGGAAGCTTGGCGCCGACCCGTGACGCGATGATTGCCGTGCCACCCTGCTGCGCGATGGCGTTCGTGGCCTCGGCGTAGGTTTGGCCCACCAGGTCAGGCGCAGCCGATGCAATACCCGGCAACGAGAACAGGGCAATTGCCGCAACGGTAGCGGCGATGGCGCCTGCCGTGACGATGATCTTGGTCATGGTGGGCGGATCCTGTCGATGATCGTTGGCTAGCGTTCCAGCCATCTGGTGTCGCCTGCCATGAGGATGGGACCAGTGTGACCTGATTTTTGCCAGGGTGATGGGACCACCTGGATTGCCAGTTATGGGACCACCGGCGCGTCGCGTCGGTGGTCTTTTCATTTGTTCGTTCGATCGCCGTGACAGCTCAAGTCACGGAGGTCGCCGGCATGGCTTTTCGGGAGGTCAGTGTGAACGAGATCAGGGAAGTTCTGCGGGTGTGGCTGGGCGTGGCGGGGTTACCGGCGCCGGGGTACCGGACGATCGCCGCGCATTGCGGTGTGGATCGCAAAACGGTGCGCCGTTACGTCGAGGCCGCCCACGCGGCCGGTCTGCGCCGCGGCGACGACGCCGGCGCGATCGACGACGGTCTGATCGGGATGGTCGCCGAAGCGGTGCGCCCGGTTCGCCCCGATGGTCACGGCGCGGCGTGGGAGCAGTTATTGGGGTTCGAGGATCAGATCACCAAGTGGGTGGCCGGCTCTGGTGAGCAGCGGCCGTTGACAGTGACCAAGATCCACACTCTGCTGGGAAGGCAGGGCTGTGTGGTGCCGTATCGGACGTTGCACCGATTCGCCAGCCAGCGTTGCGGTTTCGGCCGCAAAGATCTCACGGTGCGGGTCGCTGATGGTGATCCCGGGGTGGAGTGCCAGGTCGACTTCGGCTATCTGGGGATGCTCACTGACGTCGATGATGGGCGCCGCCGCAAGGTGCATGCGCTGATCTTCACCGCGGTGTACTCCCGGCACATGTTTGTGTGGCTGTCCTACTCGCAGACTCTGGCCGCGGTGATCGCCGGCTGCGAGGCGGCCTGGGAGTTCTTCGGCGGCGTGTTCGCCGTGCTGATCCCCGACAACCTCAAACCGGTGATCGCCGCCGCCGATGCGGTCAACCCGCAGTTCAGCCAGGGCTGGCTGGACTACGCCGGGCATGTCGGGTTCCTGACCGACCCGGCGCGGGTGGCCTCGCCGAAGGACAAGCCGCGAGTGGAACGCGCCGTGCAGTACGTGCGCCGAAACTTCTGGGACGGTGAAACATTCACCAGCCTGGCCCATGCGCAGCAGGCGGCGACGGTGTGGTGTCGTGACACCGCGGGCACCCGCACACACGGCACCATCTGCGCTCGTCCGCTGGAGGTGTTCACCGCCGAGGAACAGTCCCGGCTGTTGCCGGTGCCAGGGGTTTATGACGTGCCGGTGTTCAAGACGGTCAAGGTGCACCGCGATTTCCACGCCGAGGTCGCCAAGGCGCTGTATTCGCTGCCCGAGTGCTGGATCGGTCAGTACCTGGACGTGCGGGCCGACACCGAGTTGGTGAAGTTCTATCGCCGCGGCGTGCTGGTCAAGGTCCATCCTCGCCAGCCGGCCGGTGGGCGCAGCACCGACCCCGCTGATCTGCCCGAACACAAGACCGGCTACGCGCTGCGCGATGTGACGACATTGATCGCCACCTGCGCCGCGCACGGCCCCAACGTCGGGATCTACGCCGAACGCATCCTCGATGACCGGCTGCCCTGGACGAAGATGCGCACCGTCTACCGGCTGCTGGGCCTGGTGCGCCGCTACGGCGCCGACCGGGTCGAACAGGCCTGCGCACTGTCGCTGGATCTTGATGTCGTCTCGGTGAACAAGATCGCCTCCATGCTCGAGCGTGCCACCGAGACCAGCACACCCGCGCTGCCGAAGGCCGTCCGCCACACCGCCACCCGCTTCGCCCGCGATCCATCCGAATTCAGCTCCACCCCAACACCATTGACCATCATCACGACCACCGTTGCCGAGGAGAACCGCTGACATGACCACCACCGCCCGTGGCGCCACCGACCCGATCGGCGCTGACCTGCTCCGACTGCTCAAGACCCTCAAACTCGGCGCGATGGCCGACACCCTGCCCGAACGCGCCGCTCTGGCCCGCCAACACAAACTCAGTCACATCGGGTTCCTGGAAACGCTGCTGGCCGACGAGGTCTCCCGACGCGAATCCCGCTCCGCCGCGTTGCGGGCGACCAAAGCCGGACTCGACCCCACCATGCGGTTTGATACCTGGACCGCACACGAGGACCTGCGCTATGACCGCACCCTGCTGGGGGATCTGACCTCACTGCGGTTCCTCGACGCCGGCCAGTCCGCGATCGTCCTCGGGCCCGTTGGTGTTGGCAAGACGCATCTGGCAACAGCATTGGGACACATGGCCATTCGACGCAGACACACCGTAGTCTTCGGCCGGGCCGACAAACTGTTCACCCGACTGCGCGCCGCAAGGCTCGACCACACCGTCGACGCCGAGATCCGCCGCCTGGCCGCCGTCGACGTCCTCATCATCGACGACTTCGCGCTACGCCCGCTCGACGCCACCGAAACCAGCGACTTCTACGAAATCGTCGTCGAGCGCCACCGCGCCAAGACCACCATCGTGACGTCGAACCGCGAGCCCGCTGAATGGCTGACCATGACCGCCGACACCCTGCTGGCTCAATCAGCCATCGACCGGCTGACCTCCGCCGCGCACACCCTGGTCATCGAAGGACCGTCCTACCGCCAACGGACCCGGCCCCAGCTTGACCCAGACCCCGCCGACGAGCATCCTCAGTAACGCGCCACGGTGGTCCCATCCCCCTGGCAATCAGGTGGTCCCATCACCCTGGCAAGCGACACATCTGGTGCAAGCGAGCCCCTTCCAGTACCCCCTCGATGTCGGGTTCGATTTCCTCTACCCGACTTCAACCGTGCGCCGCGATATGCACCGAATCGATTGAGATCCTGCGAAGATTGGTTGAAGACCTGATCGGTGGTGCAGGCTCAATCAGATAGTGGAGGTCGAGCGCCTCTGCGCCGGAGCCCGATATGTGCTTGGCGCGCAGCCGATCATCAACGGCTGGGTAGGCCGTGCCAGCGGCCTGGTGCGGGTGGTCGGGTGGGGCGTTCGACTCGGTGGTCGCCGGCAGCCTCCCAACGCTGCTACGAGTGTTCCCGACATTTTAGGATGCCGGTGAGTTGTGCACAGTGGCCTGCACGCTCGTCAGCGTCACCGACCGCGCGCCGTAGACCGTGACGTCGGAGACCAGCACCGAGGTGTCCTCGCGCAGCCCGGCGTTGGACAGCGTCACATCGTCGAGCAGCGCGGTGCCCGTGGGTGTCCCCGCGGGGGCGATCCCGACGACCGCGGCGGTGGTGCGCGCGCCGGTCAGCGAGACGGCGTCCCACTCCCGGATGCCGAGCGCGGCAATCGCTTCGGGGTGCAGGCGGACCACGCCACGGCGGGAGTCCAGCGCCGAGGTGTTGAGCCGCGCCGTGAGCGTGAGT is drawn from Mycolicibacterium gilvum and contains these coding sequences:
- the istA gene encoding IS21 family transposase, with the protein product MAFREVSVNEIREVLRVWLGVAGLPAPGYRTIAAHCGVDRKTVRRYVEAAHAAGLRRGDDAGAIDDGLIGMVAEAVRPVRPDGHGAAWEQLLGFEDQITKWVAGSGEQRPLTVTKIHTLLGRQGCVVPYRTLHRFASQRCGFGRKDLTVRVADGDPGVECQVDFGYLGMLTDVDDGRRRKVHALIFTAVYSRHMFVWLSYSQTLAAVIAGCEAAWEFFGGVFAVLIPDNLKPVIAAADAVNPQFSQGWLDYAGHVGFLTDPARVASPKDKPRVERAVQYVRRNFWDGETFTSLAHAQQAATVWCRDTAGTRTHGTICARPLEVFTAEEQSRLLPVPGVYDVPVFKTVKVHRDFHAEVAKALYSLPECWIGQYLDVRADTELVKFYRRGVLVKVHPRQPAGGRSTDPADLPEHKTGYALRDVTTLIATCAAHGPNVGIYAERILDDRLPWTKMRTVYRLLGLVRRYGADRVEQACALSLDLDVVSVNKIASMLERATETSTPALPKAVRHTATRFARDPSEFSSTPTPLTIITTTVAEENR
- the istB gene encoding IS21-like element helper ATPase IstB — its product is MTTTARGATDPIGADLLRLLKTLKLGAMADTLPERAALARQHKLSHIGFLETLLADEVSRRESRSAALRATKAGLDPTMRFDTWTAHEDLRYDRTLLGDLTSLRFLDAGQSAIVLGPVGVGKTHLATALGHMAIRRRHTVVFGRADKLFTRLRAARLDHTVDAEIRRLAAVDVLIIDDFALRPLDATETSDFYEIVVERHRAKTTIVTSNREPAEWLTMTADTLLAQSAIDRLTSAAHTLVIEGPSYRQRTRPQLDPDPADEHPQ
- a CDS encoding IS256 family transposase, whose translation is MTVAQNIDLPTVLAERLTTTHPDVLRELLATFIHTLMGAEADALCGASYGERSTERTNSRNGYRHRQFDTRAGTLDLAIPKLRQGSYFPDWLLERRKRAERALTTVVATCYLLGVSTRRMDKLVETLGITSLSKSQVSVMAKELDAAVEAFRTRPLDAGPYTFVAADALVLKVREGGRVVNVHALIAVGVNAEGYREILGIDVTTAEDGAGWLTFWRALTARGLSGVKLVTSDAHAGLVAAIGATLPGATWQRCRTHYTTNLMAVTPKSSWPWVRTLLHSVFDQPDAESVAAQYDRIIDALDDKLPTVADHLEAARPDLLAFTAFPKQIWRQIWSNNPQERLNKEIRRRTDVVGIFPDRNALIRLVGAVLAEQHDEWAESRRYLGLDVLSKSRTVNDTPTEQEATPATLTA